TCCATGAAGCTTCATCAACTGGGAAGATAGATTTGGCGATGGAACTTATGATTCTAAAGCCATCTTTTGCCAAAAAGCTAAACGAGGATGGGCTCACTCCATTACATCTGGCCGTCGAAAACCACCAAGCTGAGTTAGCACTGGAACTCGTCAAGTTTGATCCCAGCCTTGTTCGTATTCGTGGTAGAGGAGGTATTCGCTACAATATCTTAGTTCTTGTTTGCTCTCTTGCATTTTCTCATTAGggttaacaaaataatatttaaaccaTGTAACCAGGTATGACACCACTGCATCTTGTGGCAAAAGAAGGTGACGTGGAACTTCTTACGGAGTTTATCTTGGTATGTCCTGAGAGTATAACAGATGCGACTCTAAATGGAGAAACTGCTTTACACATCGCGGTTATAAGCGATAGATACGAAGAACTCAAGGTTCTCAGAGGGTGGATGCAAAGAATGCGCAAAGGTGATGCTTCAACCACCGAGATTCAAGTCCTGAACAAACGTGACCGTAAAGGCAACACGGCCTTGCACTTAGCGGCATATAATAATAACCACCAGGCATGTTCTTACCCTTTTTCTGAATTCTTCTCCTAGGTGTCTAATTGGTTAGGCAAACATCATTACTGTTTAATTATTTGTAGTTGGGGTCAAGATCCGTTCGTTCGATTGATGACCAAAATTACTGAAATAGATCCTCAAAAGAATCGAGCGGAAATATTGAAATAATAAGGGTACATCACCATGCCGAACTTAACGACG
The window above is part of the Brassica napus cultivar Da-Ae chromosome C3, Da-Ae, whole genome shotgun sequence genome. Proteins encoded here:
- the LOC106346018 gene encoding ankyrin repeat-containing protein BDA1-like isoform X4, with protein sequence MDPKLLRVAQSGSVNALYSLLQKDPCILQNVDVLPFIHTPLHEASSTGKIDLAMELMILKPSFAKKLNEDGLTPLHLAVENHQAELALELVKFDPSLVRIRGRGGMTPLHLVAKEGDVELLTEFILVCPESITDATLNGETALHIAVISDRYEELKVLRGWMQRMRKGDASTTEIQVLNKRDRKGNTALHLAAYNNNHQNKRGMTALDALRANGPQMNTETESIIKTSGGNIALREWHVIGVACQMEHGTLF
- the LOC106346018 gene encoding ankyrin repeat-containing protein BDA1-like isoform X3, translating into MDPKLLRVAQSGSVNALYSLLQKDPCILQNVDVLPFIHTPLHEASSTGKIDLAMELMILKPSFAKKLNEDGLTPLHLAVENHQAELALELVKFDPSLVRIRGRGGMTPLHLVAKEGDVELLTEFILVCPESITDATLNGETALHIAVISDRYEELKVLRGWMQRMRKGDASTTEIQVLNKRDRKGNTALHLAAYNNNHQAVKQLLKCMSLNRNIQNKRGMTALDALRANGPQMNTETESIIKTSGGNIALREWHVIGVACQMEHGTLF